The sequence AAAGAGCACATCCCTAGGCCAAACATAACTCAGAGTCCTGCTGCGAGCTTACGGCATTTAATGAGGAGGTGCAGCTTAGTGCAAATCAGAGGTCTCACACAGCATCCCATGTGATGGAAGAATTGTGTTGGGACGGCTACCGTGTCGGGTAATTACTATTGTTTGCCACTGAGCTTTGCAGACACTGATACTATGGGCTCTGGGATTGGAGGAGTGGGGATTTAACTTGTGCTGTCCCTGAGCCCAGAGACCCAGCGAGGCATTAACAGGTTTGTGGATGATGGGAGCGTCTGCGATCCCCAGCGCATTACATGCTGGAggtgcactgctctgctcttttcttgCGTTGGGACCAACTTTGAGTCGATCTTGTTTTGGAAATGCTACTTGCATTGTGTTGGGAGTTTGCAGACACACAATCTGTATGTGTGGTGGTTTCAGTGCTGTGCGTGGTGAGGTCTAAAAACGGACAGAGTGAACCACGGTCTGTAATTATATATTGAAAATAGAATGCTCGTCCTGATGGTGTTTTACTCAAATCCGGCCAAGTCAGTCCAAACGGGTGTGCAATCTACAGCAAGCAAATAGAAATCAGATTGGGCCATAGCATCCAATTAGAGAGGCCTAGCGAGCCGCATACAAAGCATGCCAACTTCGTATCATTTGCATAAAACCATCCACATGCGCTTGGGAAGAGAGGCAACTTGGCGGCACTAATGGAGGTCAACAGAAAAAGCTGCAGGAGTGAGTGCGGGTTCATTGTGGGATGCCCCTGAGCCATTGGGAACACACTGGGAGCCCCACGTCCTGGCAGCCCCGTGTCCCGCAGCACCGTGAGCCCGCAGGCTTCGTGTCCTCCTCAGTGAGGTTGGATGCGGCCaagcccagcagctcagctcctacCTGCAGGGCCGCTTTCAGGAGGATGGCACAGAACCATCCGGGGAGAAGCCAGTAACGCGCTCGGCGTGTCGGCGTGCGGGTGGCTGTCCGTGCGCTGGGATGGCAGCCGGAGCCCTGGGCACGCACTCTGGCCTCGCCACCACGCCATCACCTTCCGAGGACCGCTCCCGCCCCTCCTCGCCGCCCATCCCGCCACCTGCccgcagcccagccctgccccggCCCCGGGCACTCACCCAAGTTGACGAAGCTCATGACCATGTCGGCCTCGGTGAGGAAGTTGCTGTCCTGCAGGCTGGCCAGCGGCGGCCCCTGGGTGCTGAATATGGGCTTGTAAGGGTAGGAGAAGCCCTCGCCCTCCTCggccgccgcccccgccgccccctcctCCACGGACATGGCATTGTAGAGGTCCAGCATGAACATGGGGGCCGAGTTGTGCTTGCCGTGGAGGTGCGGCCGCGGGCGGTGCGGCAGGCCGAGGATGGAGAGGATCTCCCGCTGCATCTCGCGGCGCTCGGGGCCGCGCAGCCGCCGGTGGATGAAGCTGGAGTGCACCTCGTTGTCCAGCGTGAAGTCGGCGAGGACGCAGCGCAGCCAGAgggcgggggcggcggcgcccagcaccagcagccaggAGGCGGGCTGCCCGCGCCCCGCCGGCATCGcggcgaggcggcggcggcggcggcggctggggggcggcgcggggggcgcggggctgcCCCGCCGGGGGACGCGCCCCTCCGGCATGCGCGGCCCCGCGCTCACGGTGCCGGCCGCCGGCCCCCGCGGAGGAGCCGCGGCCCGCTCATGGCCCGGCGGGGGCTGCGCGGCGGCCCCGGCCCATGGGACGCcgagagaggaggagggagcggagcggagcgagAGCGCTGCGTCCGGGAGCGGAGCCCGAGCGCCGCGGCCGATCCCGCACGGCGCGGCGGAGCCGTGTGCGCTGCGTGCTCCGCGGAGAGGCAGCGGGAGGGTGGCTCTGGTGGGAGGAGCAGGAGCGGAACCCAACGCGCTCCTCTCTCGCCTGCCCGCTGCAAACCGCTGGGGAGAGCAAAGCCGCGCTGCCGCcgggagggggaacggctgaCGATCAGGTTGCTCGGCAGGACGTGCGCTGCTGGCTCGGGGCGAGGGCGGCCGGTCCCGGCGGTCGCATTAACGTGGACGTGATGAAGGAGAAGACGCCccgggagggagggaaggagggcggGCGGTCTGAGCGGAGGCAGAGTTTGGAGGTGCGGATACGCCGCCAGTGCGCGCTAACAGCGCGCAGCCGTGCCCGGCCGGCGCAAAGCCCGCGGCACCCAAGTAGTTCAAAAGCAGCACTTCTGCGCTCGCACGCATTCGTGCAACAGGGGCGATGGGCTTAGAGTCGCAGAGCCACCAACTCGGCATCGTGGCCGTGCTTTTCGCCTTCCAACCTGCTCGGGCACCTCGTGCCACCCCGCTCccctgctctgtcccctgcccGTTCCGCAGCCCCCTGCACACCTTTGCGCAACGCTCTGGGAATGCATCGCCTGctttctgaagcactgattTCACTGGGTTTCTCACAGTCTGTGTAACATCTACGGTaatgcagccccagccccgGCCAGTCTGGGTAGCGCTACTCAGTAACGATAGAGAGCAGCATGCAgtctgctgcttcctcaggtCTCGCTTGgaaagcaagaggaaagcaGGACAGAAGATTTATCTGGGACACCGAGCACAGCCCCAGGTAACCTCAGGAACCAGACGCACACACGAAGTTGGTGCTGCCATCAAGATTCATTCCTcaggcaaaggagaaagaagagggtGAGAGAGGTTCAGTGCAATTTGTTAGATTGCTCCGCTGGTGTTTTTGGACAAGAAATAACTAGCAGTGCTAGCACCAGATCCTCCATCTGCTATGGAAAAAGGAAGTTCTGCCCTTCTTTTAGCTCGTTATGTTTAAATTCCTCATGCAGATGGCAGGTAACTGGTTAAGAGCTGCATGGGAAAGACCCGAAATGGTTTAGCGTGTTTGTGTGCGTCTGTGCGCACCTTTTAATaacagggaaactgaggcatggcATTGACATGACTCACAGAGCTATTGAAATAGTGGTGGAACCAGCACTGAATCCAGCTCAGTTGTTTAGGAATGcgtggggggtggggggcagaggCGGAGCAGGGCAGCCAGGGTCTTTAGTATGGAGCAGTGCTAAGCCCAGGGTGCTATGGGGGGGCTCAGATGCCACCCCAGTGGGTGCCTTCCCCTCACCCCCCACTGATGGGAGCTTCAGCTCTTAGCACTTGTGTTTCTCAGTTAAGATCAAACTCCCCCATAGTTCCTGAGGAGCAGTACCAACCTGCTCTTAACCAGGCAGCTATTTGCCTAAATTTCTCTCCTGCCTAGGGTGTGGTTTCTTGACCAACTGAAATCCAAGCTGCTGACACCCAGCGcagccctccagctgcaggCTCACTGCCCTCCCGGTGTGCGCAGGTCAGGAAgcctgttctgtttttcagcattaatCTTTCTCAAAccatttcttgtttgtttttgctgagcTAATTTTCTGCTGGATCAGCTCCTTGATCCTACTGAGTGCGTAAGGGATGGTGCTGGAATGAGGGAGGCTGCAGGAATGCACAGCTGGGGGCAAGGAGAGGGTGGCTGGGCTGGGATGCCTGGCGTTTCCCTAAACCAGGCATGGAagggcagggaggtgactgAGCATCTCCCTCTCTGCTCTATCAGCCACACATACCtcaatttcactttcttttttgttccttgTAGGCAGAGTCGGCCTTTTGTCACACAGCAGGACCAGGGGACTCGCATTCCTCAGGGTCAGGGAGACTGGAAGTCTGTAAGGGTGGACCGGTGGAATGGAAAGCAGGTGGCCCTGCTGCCTGAATTACTTACACCTGAGTTGCCCCTAGCTCACGTTTGCAAACTGAATAAATCTCAGATCAgtgttgtattttaaaatggcatcagtctgagggaaaagaagggaaaagaagaaaaggaaaaaaagaaaagaaaaatactgtttggaAGGCTTGGCTCGTGACTCAACACCTCAGGTAACACACAGCAGTCTGTGTCATTGAAGAAATAGCAGTGGAAGAAATGCAAACCTTGAAGCCTCTTAGTTTGACGTATTTCTTGAAGTAGCGATGTTTGAATCTATCtccttcttgttttgttggCTTAAGTGGTCTGGTTTTGTCTGAGATTGGATACTTCCTGATTTAATGTAGGATATGTCCTTTAAAAAGGGGGGAATGCTGAAATTGTATCCCCTGCTTTCATAGAGGTAGTTGGTAATCTCTTctagcagtgttttctgtgctcCTATTGCACCAGGTAGAGCATTAAAGAACTGCATTATAGTTGCAATGAGGGTGCTGCTTGTAtatattcttaaaaacaaaaccactgtgAGTGTGAGATGAGAGGGGATCTGTTAAAGAGTCATTTCTTTAACGTGAGGCTCACAGCAATTGACTTCAGCTCGCTGTAGGacacaaagcagcatttattCTGCTGCACACAATGAAGGATGATGCAGCTCAGACTGCAGTGGTTCAGCCCTCAGATCTGAGCTTGAATTTCAAATCTCTTTCAGACAAGGAAGTTACAAAGGGGATTGTCTTTCTCGTGGacaacatccttctcttccctcccttttcttgctgtgtgacCGCCATCCTGCTTCCACAGACAGCGTGCTGAAATGTTGGCACCTTCGTGTCATcgtcctcttcctcctcctccttcctggaTCAATTAGGAAaccagtttttcctcttctctgctccTGTCGTTCCTTCTCTTTTTGAGATGGAAAAGTAAATGCTTATGGTGAAGCAATCCCTGTTTGCTGGCACTGGATGCATGGGCtcatttctgtaaaaacaaCCTCCCCGTGTTTCTTGAAGCTCTATGCAAGCCATGTTACCCAGAGTCACTCTGTGATCTCTCTGAGCTTCATGTGTATGCTGTTATCTGGCTTttgtccctgctgctggcactgcttcTGTTGGGGTAGAACTCACTACGCTTGGAAGTACTTCTTTAGGATAAGGAATCTGATTTGAAAACAGGAAATAGAGTGCAAAATTCAGGTATGTGTGTGATGAATTTGTGCTGATCCCAACGCTGTGCACTCCTGTTATGGAATTCAGTTGCATGCAGTTTTACCACATGGGCAGTGAGAAGTGGAGGCTTTGCTCACAAACTCATTTCATGGCTGCTTTCAGACATCAgacacaaagcatttttcttccttgctcgCTTTCGAACTCCATGCCTTCCCGCTTTGATGTCCTCAGCTTTAACCACGTTTCTTTTCCGTTCTATTTTGCATCTTCTCTCATTTGTCTCAAAGTGCAAGCCCTGAATTACagcaaacttttttcttctccttccaagTGTTCCCACTGAACTAACACGTGTCTGGGGAACTTGGGGTTGTTCCTCTGGGCTTCGCACATGCGGAACATTTATATAACAACAATAATAGCATCATTATTTGTATAAGACCGCATAATTAGCTTGCATATTTAATTACACTATATTGGATTATCCTTATCAAAAGTTTCTATTCATCTCCTCGGCGTTATTACTGGGAATGAACTCACCAACACACGTAATCGCATTATGGGTAAGCCATTGTATTCGTTCTAATCCAGGAATTTGAGCAGGTCGGGGCTGGGATGGACTGCACTGATTGTGGAGAGAAACTCAATGTTggttctcactgctgctgatggGAGGGGAGGTGGAGCTGAAAGCTGAGGTTTGGGTATGAGAGAGCGTTGTTGCTTCTGGAGATGGCTGCAGTAACTAAGCAGTGGTCTTTGGGTTTGTAACATCGGGCTCTCATGCTGAATTCCTCCACTGTGTGAGGTGGGCAAAGCTCGGCccttcacagcacagcacttggGAGCACTCCACAAAACGAGAGCTCCGTGGGGTACTTCTTTGTTATTACCCTGAGAGCACAGTGTTGGGTTCACAGCACTGAAACGTTTGTAGCCTAATGTTCATCACACAGCTATTTTCAGCCTGAATGTGGCCCCGTGCTGTATCTGATGTGTTGGTACCTGTGTGTGTAAATGCAGTGGGGAGCAGTAATGTCGTTATACTTTCTATAAGAAACACATTTCTATGGCATAGGTA comes from Lagopus muta isolate bLagMut1 chromosome 16, bLagMut1 primary, whole genome shotgun sequence and encodes:
- the LOC125701343 gene encoding uncharacterized protein LOC125701343 codes for the protein MARRGLRGGPGPWDAERGGGSGAERERCVRERSPSAAADPARRGGAVCAACSAERQREGGSGGRSRSGTQRAPLSPARCKPLGRAKPRCRREGERLTIRSRLESKRKAGQKIYLGHRAQPQVTSGTRRTHEVGAAIKIHSSGKGERRGVWFLDQLKSKLLTPSAALQLQAHCPPGVRRQSRPFVTQQDQGTRIPQGQGDWKSVRVDRWNGKQVALLPELLTPELPLAHVCKLNKSQISVVF